In Elusimicrobiota bacterium, a single genomic region encodes these proteins:
- a CDS encoding electron transfer flavoprotein subunit alpha/FixB family protein: MAGIIVWVETAGGAVRKASREAAAVGLRLAEKLQVPLAAVVCGADASAAAGLGRLGFTKVFAAAGESFLAYSSEAYCGAVAEAGSRLGADLYVVSATALGRDLAARLAARLDAALATDVTAIQWDSPALTVVRPVYSSKLLAVTELCAPVKVVSLRPNVFAAAAEREQAAEVVAISPEDMRIRAQVVKAIQAAQGVMDVTEAEVIVSGGRGVGGPEGFKLIEDLARTLRGAVGASRAAVDAGWIPYKHQVGQTGKVVSPVLYIACGISGAIQHFAGMGSSKFIIAVNKDKDAAIMEKADFCIVGDLFKVLPVLKEELAKALKK; the protein is encoded by the coding sequence ATGGCAGGCATAATCGTCTGGGTGGAGACGGCCGGCGGCGCGGTCCGCAAGGCCAGCCGGGAGGCCGCGGCGGTGGGCCTCAGGCTCGCGGAGAAGCTGCAGGTCCCCCTGGCCGCGGTGGTCTGCGGCGCGGACGCGTCGGCGGCCGCGGGGCTGGGCCGCCTGGGCTTCACGAAGGTCTTCGCCGCGGCCGGGGAGAGCTTCCTCGCCTATTCCAGCGAGGCCTATTGCGGCGCGGTCGCCGAGGCGGGCAGCCGGCTGGGGGCGGACCTGTACGTCGTGTCCGCCACGGCTTTGGGCCGGGACCTGGCCGCGCGCCTGGCCGCCCGGCTCGACGCCGCCCTGGCCACGGACGTGACCGCGATCCAGTGGGACAGCCCGGCTCTGACCGTGGTGAGGCCGGTCTATTCCAGCAAGCTGCTGGCCGTGACGGAGCTCTGCGCCCCGGTCAAGGTGGTCTCGCTGAGGCCCAACGTATTTGCGGCCGCGGCGGAGCGCGAGCAGGCCGCGGAAGTGGTCGCCATCTCGCCGGAGGACATGCGCATCCGCGCCCAGGTCGTCAAGGCCATCCAGGCCGCGCAAGGCGTCATGGATGTGACCGAGGCCGAGGTCATCGTGTCCGGCGGCCGCGGCGTGGGCGGGCCGGAGGGCTTCAAGCTCATCGAGGACCTGGCCCGGACCCTGCGCGGGGCCGTGGGCGCCTCGCGCGCCGCCGTGGACGCCGGCTGGATCCCCTACAAGCATCAGGTGGGGCAGACCGGCAAGGTGGTCTCGCCCGTGCTCTACATCGCCTGCGGCATCTCGGGAGCCATCCAGCATTTCGCGGGCATGGGCTCCTCCAAGTTCATCATCGCCGTCAACAAGGACAAGGACGCAGCCATCATGGAGAAGGCGGACTTCTGCATC